The nucleotide sequence TTGCCTTGTTCATGTACTTTGGAATTATGTCTTCCAAAGAAAAACAGGTGCCGGAATTCACCATgcatgcctcccttgttctcttataatggcaatggcatccacctgagaggtgctggaactgagttctggcaagttacggctgaaaaaagccctggtcttaCGGACTGTGTGCATGCTGCTGAAGCTGTACTAGCCTGAATAAAAAGCCCTGTCTTGCTCACAGGTAAAATCCTCTGTCATGGTGTTTTGGATAGGAGCCGGGACAGGAGTTCCGAGTAGTATACAAGGATTTTACTCTCCCTTTTATCCTCATAGCAatcctctgaggtaggttaggctgagagagagtgattGGCCCATGTTCCCCCCAGGAGCTTTGTGgctaagtggagatttgaacctgggtcctctTAATCTGATAttttaaccattacaccacactggcccttggTTACATGGGCTCCATTTCCTAATACATTACTAGAGACACATGTTATGTCTTTCTCTTTCAAAGGCTCATTCTCCTGGGCTCTTTAATGGCCTCCCTGGCACATGAAGAGTATGCTCAGCTTTCCGAGAAAGCTTTTGTGGGAAATAACGCTATTTAGGCTAGGGTTTTTCTTTTGCAGAAAAGTAATTCCTCGGCAGAGATTCCATTGAATAAAATAGCCAACGGAGCCCTAGGCAAGAAGTATGTGAGGAGGTAAGAAAGCCAAGCTTCTTATTTCCCAGGAGCCCATAACCACTGTGCCTTGAGTGCCCTTGAATTGAAGAAGCCCACATTGAATAATTTCAGATTTGCTGCTAGATTAGATCTAAAGGCAGATCTAATTTTGCCGGTTGAGTTCCAGGCCACATTGGCTGGGCATACGCAGCCCAACAACCCCCACTGATGCCAAACTAATTATTTAACCAAGGGCTCATTAGTCACTTTCTTTAGCAACACCCAGTAGACTTCAGGCACAACCACAGAACTGGCAGTTTCTTCATGGCAGGGAGGACTTAACAATGTGGGATAGCAGAAAGCAGTTAAGATGCCACGCGTAAGCCGGAAGGGAGTTCCTTATGCATTTATGCTGcggtggggaggggaaataaagCCTTTTTATATTGTGTTCCCTTGGCAGCAGGGAGGAAAGTGGAGGCCAGGATAGTCAGGAAACCAAAGCTTGGCCTCGTGGATTTTCAGGGGTCCAGAGAAGTCCAGACAACTTCCATCTTTTGAACCCCTTCACCATGataatcaccaccatcatcataataaaaataacaacacacgAAAGCAAACCAAGGCATCCCAAAAAGAGTGAGCGACTTGTCCATATAACCACCTGATCTGAGAGGACACGTTCATCACAGTCTAACCTTGTGTTGTCACAGCAAATATGTTTTTGTTAATATGTATGaacattttaaatgctttaactTGACAAAAACTCTTTCAgttaacaatttttttaaatttaattaatttttttttattttttttggtcaAGCCACATCTCTTTTTTCCCTTAAATTTGCAGCACTGAGCTGAGACGGTGTGTCACATTTTTGGTACAATGCATGCAAAAACAAGTTGTGAAACTTCTCAAATGCCAAAAAAAGTTATGTGTCTAAATTTGAGGCCCCCTTTGAACTTGAGGCCCAGGCCAAATGTCCCCTTCTTCCTCATCTCCACCCTGCTTGGCCTAACTTGCTTAGTACTGAGCAGTATAGCTAAAGCAGTTTTTTTACTGACAGTCATGAAAATAGGCCCTTACTTTTCCTTAGGTGACTTGTGGCTCAGGACACAGCTTACATGAGTATTATTTTTCCTCCCTTTTGGCCTGCAATGCCATTTTAGCCAAGCCACACTTAGCCTGCCCTACCCCTAATATCAAACAACACTTTGCAGGTGCTAGCAATCAGGTAATTGTCAGGGCTTCCAAAACACACCATTTCAAACCTAGggttgaagccttatttacctagggatccatcagccacgccatccccggaccttggagggaacaaaagtaccaggaaagcaaaatcttctttggagaaaaagtttattaaaatctgtccacagaaacattctgtacacagagacagccagctagatagctcctgaaaatacactggctgtaaagaaatacgcatctacagacttcttatactcttctgaacactctcccccctcccataccttctcaaattattcccttacatagcacatctatattgcttgctaaacacattttattgcttgctaaacattcctgtctttaTGCTAGCTAAgcaatctctcctctctccttcgtacacgtgtcttcatctttgcattagtaagcataaggcaggaaaaggggcctctttaagcagctgggtaggaaatgaacttttgacctgccagccaaatttagtaggtctggttagttactgctaacagcagcagtttcttgctagctgactaggcaggaaacgacctcctgacctgtctgattagaaatagcaagaaactgctgtctttgctaactgtctggccgaaatttgcagaagtaagattagctcagagatttacttaggaatttactgcagatagtattcacaaagtacagagcttagaaaatattgagagaaacctttcccatctccctttaattgagagaaacctttcccatctccctttactccctcctcttcttttgaacaatctattacttagattcgttctggggtaggggtCTATATTCTCTCATAAAAACAATCACACACAGATCCATTGTGCgagacatcatcttttccatcatatgttgcaagcattgcattaagcagggtatacagaagcagaaaagcaatagaagcattattgggcctatcaccatagtaaatatcctccccatccatccacctgggaagatgccgtccaaccaagacatatcccagccctcccaggtttgtacagggacatgtgccaccttttcaatgcttgctgccagatcacggatagcctcgccatggtctgaaatgttgaagcaacatgctccatttcagccatttgtaaccacctattgtaggagttatgggcaccccactcagtcatcaaacgggaaatgtcagcaagggaagtcgggggactttttcctgcctgtgccaatacacatgtgggctctccaactaaaaagaaaaggagaatcatcaaaggtatagatggattacgtttcctcccacaaatacggtaccgttcatgccaacaaaaatacaggagcatccaaacaagcaggccggtacatatcactcctacccaccatccccaatatctccatggttcctcccaccaatattcagtcatggtgggtatcgtgtcagtcactcaagggtatgtgtgtaactacctctaaggcccactgggtgtatggtacttcgatgagtgggagaaagagaagcacctcctggaggggggtttggtgagaaataaaaagcaacacacccacaagaatagactgctgctaaaactctagcctggtgaggagtcaaatgcccaatggggtggtcctcttcccaaattattgtaagtctcgctctgtccctatattgtggtaggatattctcaggtgggtgagttcgtagaacaggtacgttgggagcgctgcccgtgggcgcccctcccatccaattctccaGCTGTGCGTAGAGATATCAGTttccggtgtgatatcagcagagcggtcgtcagcggagggtctggagatggtcagccgaaggggttaatcaggatttaactgcacagtccaatctgtagtggtcactctggtgtggtggacccaaggggtgatgccggcgaatttcacggcggtgggtgtggagagcaggacgatataaggttccagcacggttgtagctgcgtccgtgcccaatcgtttacccacacttcatcacctggctcgaactgatgcagccaacacacaggggttgcgagcctgggtccacctgtcgagacaaaagaaaacttggGAGAGTGACTGTACATAGTTATTCAATTGCACAtcttggctagcatatggagttaacattctaacatatggaactggtcttccaaacagaatttcaaaaggtgacaggtgggttcgctttgacgggagactgcggaccctgagtaatgccagaGGTAACATTGTCACCTAATTAGACCCaatttcctgtgtcagcttggatagctgattctttagagtcctgttcattctctctacctttccagaactctggggtctataagcagtatgcagcttccagttgatctggagcgcttttgccagtccctgtaggaccgcatgaacaaatgctggtccattgtcagatcctatggaccttggcaatccatagcgagggatgatttccctaagcaggcacctggttacttcaaatgccttttcagtctttgttggccatgcttcggccctccggtgtaggtgcacactgccaccagcaggtagcggtgtagtccacaacggggtaattcagtaaagtccacgacaagatcttccataggtgcagttccactatgctgaatccctgggggagccagtggtccggctctgggattattcttttgacacagcaggcatttcctggaaatctgggctgccagttggtagaggtgggctatatagaagcatttctccagctgcttggttgtagcatctggtcctatgtgggttgaatcatggtatctctgagcaacctgccgagaaagggactctggaatccatatcctgtcatcaggggtaaggtaccatccttctttgGACGATGTCAGCTCCTGGGCATCTGCAGTGTCCTTTTCCTGCTTTGTATAAGCTGGCTTGTCAGCGGTGCTTAAAATTtcttctgggaccagtgctccaataaccGAGGCGGGGGCCGGTTCTTGGGCTGCTTCCTTGGCCACTCTGTCTGCCAATCggtttcctctggccacttctcctggtccagtcttgtgtccataacaatggataactgccactgcctcgggctcccatacagcatccagaaggttcaataaggcttgtgggtgggccacctggcttcctctggaggtaagcaaacctctttctttccataaggctccatgggcatgtaaagtcaggaatgcatacttagaatctgtataaatgtttatcttctgtccctttgccaggctcagggctctggtaagcgcagttagttctgccagctgggccgatgttccaggcgggagtgactttgcttcgacCACCTGGTcgtccagggctaccactgcatagcctgctttccggtgtccaacctcaatgaagctgcttccatccataaaccatgatggccactaggggtctgcttcatctttaaggtcaggtctgctagagtacacctcatccattacttcaatgcagtcatgcgtgggctcctcacctactcctaccggtaatagggcagctgggttgagggcggTGGTAACCTGGAACTTCAAACGTGGGTGCAACAATAACATCTGACACTTCCTCATCTtcgcttgggagaggaaataggtacccttcatgtcaagcagtgctgggactgcatgcggagtcacacaaacagtgtcttggccaaaagtaaatttgtctgctttgttcagtagggtagctactgccacaactgctctcatgcatggcggtaaaccttgttctgtaggcgtcaggcgctcagataggtatgccacgggctgctgccagcttcccaatttttggcatagcactccctttgctgttccctggtcttcatccacaaacagggagaaaggcttctcaggatttgggatgcccagcgctggtgcttgctgcaatgcctttttcaaatccttgaaggcatgctgttgctctttcctaagcggcctcgccctcctcttcttctcctaacggtggacttcccgtcttcagggccatcaacttctctgcctggtacttctcctttttttttcttctgggtctctttttCCCTCTGATTATAAATGGTCTGGGCTAATTCCAACATCCATTTCAGGGTGTGGCCCATCTGGATTTTTCGGCAAATATCGGGCGCTGCCTGGGCTACAAAAGCAGTTTTTATGATAGGGgcattggcagcctcatctgggtccacagggatatactggcggtaggcttccttcagcctctttaagtaggctccaggggcctcctctgtcccttgtacTATTTCTCTGGCCTTCACAAAGTTGGTGAGttttctggctgccctcctcatgccatttaagacattctggtgataagtggtgagggtattttgcccttcaatgatctgataatcccaattcagtgtagtttcaggatatcctgttgcaacagcttgatctcctgccccctgcgctctcatgtgtgctcgggcttcagcatgaattcgcctagcctcttctgtagttagcagggcatccatcaaatattgcacatcataaaaaggtggggttgtatgttttaaaaaaaattccctcaaacagcttaattattttggcagggttttcttcaaatgaagggttttggttcttccaattacaaacatctgcactaaagaaggggacatgttgaactgtatgagttctattgggcaccaccccattaggtcccgcgggggtcggagggtcatacactctatggagaggcatcactctggccgcgcccttctcctgtgctttatgtgccctatggagggtcactcttttcactgccttccccactctttctgccactttcttctctgttcccctatacatcccgctgtttttaacatatggggactgacgtccacttctcataaagttccacatactttttcaaacgttttgcctgttcctctgttcatatctttccatcacttgtcaacttaatcaatcttcctacaaatgcctcatcctcatcatcctcttctcgttcctccctttctccatcttcgcccaggtcttaacaatgcattgtccacgggattgggggctgggccatctgttccctgtggcgggggtggtgccagggctgttgccagggcataaggcggtggggcatcaaaactttatcttcttccatctctgaatcctggaggactggggggttgtcctcctgtcttcctgactgagcagatactgctgcctgagactttttggcagcatgatttcagccaggagggggggggggccttttccacattggtcttccatgtggaaatgtaggggatttaATCAGAacggacattcaaaatgttctgatataatggattaatgagttgcaaatcaagggtcctaatggacggccaatttgttattttgggtgggccaatctaattcacaatgtcctcatcttcccctctcatcagcttgaatccccaaaagcatttcaaaggggtacttctactttggccagaacccatttcttccagatccttcgctactattcacagtaaaaattctctcacactaCAGCCCTACAATCGCTCGGCCAAGGGGACACtaagccctggcccacacttGACAACAATTCAGTTACTAGAGTATCttgacatgcaacatacaacatacaaaacacaccaatataatttcaacatgtaacacactaaacacaccaaaataacttcagcatgcaatacacaaaacacaccaaaataacttcagcatgcaatactcaaaacacaccaaaaaaatcacaatacatatatatccctccctcttctgttccaaatttttgctggtggcactctcctgcacaaccagtcccctttttaccaaaccttactggtggcataacactgccacgcccttttttcccttcctggtggccctctgcacaaccaggtgaggcttgatcagacctcgcccccctcttccttgggggcccacgccctttcccttgggcttaccgttttccgctgcggacctgtccccttggcgccgtcctctttgtttttctccctcaacaagatgtctccactgcaggacagtgtggccggcttcccccacaaaacaggcggggtgcgcgctgaagcctgcaaacgctgctgagctgttcaccttggttgagcctggccctccggtccgtattggggagggggcttatcccggcacgagcccccaaagaaatgaagccttatttacctagggatccatcagccacgccatccccggaccttggagggaacaaaagtaccaggaaagcaaaatcttctttggagaaaaagtttattaaaatctgtccacagaaacattctgtacacagagacagccagctagatagctcctgaaaatacactggctgtaaagaaatacgcatctacagacttcttatactcttctgaacactctcccccctcccataccttctcaaattattcccttacatagcacatctatattgcttgctaaacacattttattgcttgctaaacattcctgtctttaTGCTAGCTAAgcaatctctcctctctccttcgtacacgtgtcttcatctttgcattagtaagcataaggcaggaaaaggggcctctttaagcagctgggtaggaaatgaacttttgacctgccagccaaatttagtaggtctggttagttactgctaacagcagcagtttcttgctagctgactaggcaggaaacgacctcctgacctgtctgattagaaatagcaagaaactgctgtctttgctaactgtctggccgaaatttgcagaagtaagattagctcagagatttacttaggaatttactgcagatagtattcacaaagtacagagcttagaaaatattgagagaaacctttcccatctccctttaattgagagaaacctttcccatctccctttagggTGGCTCTACACACAGGCGGAAAACACTATaaaaaagtcagaaattaaatagttctaacaaaaggaaaaaaatgctcTGGAAAATCgcatagaatttatttatttttgctctccagcaccatctggtgctGCATGTTTACAAcgcattcaaaacactgtttttgtatgtagctgagtccttgggcTCTGTTTGCTGTTAGGCACGTGGATATTCTTGCCAGGACAAGACTTTGTGAGGCCAGACCTCTGTGCCttaaatcacaatgtgggaagaCACCCTCAAAATATATGCAAGATGTTTATCCATATCCCAC is from Podarcis muralis chromosome 2, rPodMur119.hap1.1, whole genome shotgun sequence and encodes:
- the LOC144326936 gene encoding uncharacterized protein LOC144326936, which codes for MDGSSFIEVGHRKAGYAVVALDDQVVEAKSLPPGTSAQLAELTALTRALSLAKGQKINIYTDSKYAFLTLHAHGALWKERGLLTSRGSQVAHPQALLNLLDAVWEPEAVAVIHCYGHKTGPGEVARGNRLADRVAKEAAQEPAPASVIGALVPEEILSTADKPAYTKQEKDTADAQELTSSKEGWYLTPDDRIWIPESLSRQVAQRYHDSTHIGPDATTKQLEKCFYIAHLYQLAAQISRKCLLCQKNNPRAGPLAPPGIQHSGTAPMEDLVVDFTELPRCGLHRYLLVAVCTYTGGPKHGQQRLKRHLK